From the Manihot esculenta cultivar AM560-2 chromosome 3, M.esculenta_v8, whole genome shotgun sequence genome, one window contains:
- the LOC110610618 gene encoding putative RNA methyltransferase At5g10620 isoform X2 codes for MFRIISLSFSASSFENFQVYNRALPTRIITVGKKRSHGIQLLVDEYIGKLRHYCSVEDIQIRSNPKNARDSRVQVDDEDMAAMNLIRSDDWVVMLDEYGLDIGSEQMAELVADAGNTGALRLSFCIGGPYGHGQRMRKRANKSIRLSSMVLNHQIALVVLLEQLYRSWTILKGQNYHH; via the exons ATGTTCAGAATAATTTCACTTTCGTTTAGTGCATCttcatttgaaaattttcaggTATACAAT AGAGCATTGCCCACAAGGATAATTACAGTTGGAAAGAAGAGGTCACATGGGATTCAATTATTAGTAGATGAGTATATCGGCAAACTCAGACACTATTGCTCTGTTGAGGATATTCAAATTCGCTCCAATCCTAAAAATGCTcg TGACTCGAGGGTTCAGGTTGATGATGAAGACATGGCAGCCATGAACCTTATAAGGTCTGATGATTGG GTTGTGATGTTGGATGAGTATGGACTAGATATTGGGTCTGAGCAGATGGCTGAGTTGGTTGCAGATGCGGGAAATACT GGAGCTTTAAGGTTATCATTTTGTATCGGTGGACCTTATGGTCATGGACAGCGAATGCGAAAACGTGCTAATAAATCTATCAGATTATCCTCCATGGTTTTGAATCATCAGATTGCGTTGGTTGTTCTTCTTGAGCAGCTTTATAG GTCATGGACTATTCTTAAAGGACAAAACTATCATCATTGA
- the LOC110610618 gene encoding putative RNA methyltransferase At5g10620 isoform X1 yields the protein MAISVSTSFYISSYSSSTLPSPGIQCKYSAQSVRALPTRIITVGKKRSHGIQLLVDEYIGKLRHYCSVEDIQIRSNPKNARDSRVQVDDEDMAAMNLIRSDDWVVMLDEYGLDIGSEQMAELVADAGNTGALRLSFCIGGPYGHGQRMRKRANKSIRLSSMVLNHQIALVVLLEQLYRSWTILKGQNYHH from the exons ATGGCAATCTCAGTCTCGACCAGTTTTTACATAAGCAGCTATTCTTCTTCTACTCTTCCATCTCCAG gTATACAATGTAAATACTCTGCTCAATCAGTG AGAGCATTGCCCACAAGGATAATTACAGTTGGAAAGAAGAGGTCACATGGGATTCAATTATTAGTAGATGAGTATATCGGCAAACTCAGACACTATTGCTCTGTTGAGGATATTCAAATTCGCTCCAATCCTAAAAATGCTcg TGACTCGAGGGTTCAGGTTGATGATGAAGACATGGCAGCCATGAACCTTATAAGGTCTGATGATTGG GTTGTGATGTTGGATGAGTATGGACTAGATATTGGGTCTGAGCAGATGGCTGAGTTGGTTGCAGATGCGGGAAATACT GGAGCTTTAAGGTTATCATTTTGTATCGGTGGACCTTATGGTCATGGACAGCGAATGCGAAAACGTGCTAATAAATCTATCAGATTATCCTCCATGGTTTTGAATCATCAGATTGCGTTGGTTGTTCTTCTTGAGCAGCTTTATAG GTCATGGACTATTCTTAAAGGACAAAACTATCATCATTGA
- the LOC110610618 gene encoding putative RNA methyltransferase At5g10620 isoform X3: MFRIISLSFSASSFENFQRALPTRIITVGKKRSHGIQLLVDEYIGKLRHYCSVEDIQIRSNPKNARDSRVQVDDEDMAAMNLIRSDDWVVMLDEYGLDIGSEQMAELVADAGNTGALRLSFCIGGPYGHGQRMRKRANKSIRLSSMVLNHQIALVVLLEQLYRSWTILKGQNYHH; encoded by the exons ATGTTCAGAATAATTTCACTTTCGTTTAGTGCATCttcatttgaaaattttcag AGAGCATTGCCCACAAGGATAATTACAGTTGGAAAGAAGAGGTCACATGGGATTCAATTATTAGTAGATGAGTATATCGGCAAACTCAGACACTATTGCTCTGTTGAGGATATTCAAATTCGCTCCAATCCTAAAAATGCTcg TGACTCGAGGGTTCAGGTTGATGATGAAGACATGGCAGCCATGAACCTTATAAGGTCTGATGATTGG GTTGTGATGTTGGATGAGTATGGACTAGATATTGGGTCTGAGCAGATGGCTGAGTTGGTTGCAGATGCGGGAAATACT GGAGCTTTAAGGTTATCATTTTGTATCGGTGGACCTTATGGTCATGGACAGCGAATGCGAAAACGTGCTAATAAATCTATCAGATTATCCTCCATGGTTTTGAATCATCAGATTGCGTTGGTTGTTCTTCTTGAGCAGCTTTATAG GTCATGGACTATTCTTAAAGGACAAAACTATCATCATTGA